The segment GCTCGAACTGCGCATCGGCATCGAAGTCGAGGCAGCCGGCCTTGCCGCCGCCCGCAGTTCGCCGGCGCAAGAGGCCGAAATCGAGGCCCAGGTCGAAAGGTTCGCCGACCTCATGGCGCAAGGCCAACCCACCGACGATGCGGACTTCCAGTTCCACATGGCGATTGCCGCCGCAACCAACAACGCCAGGTTCAAGGCTTTCCTCGAACATGTCGGCCGGCGGATGATCCCGCGGGTGAAGTTCAAGACGATGATGGGCGGCGTCGACCCCTTGCCCAATCGCGACCATCCGATTCTGCAGGAGCACAGGGAAATCGCCGATGCGATCCTGGCCCGCGACCCGGAAAAGGCGCGTGAGGCGATGCGCCGCCATTTGGTGACCGGGATAAAGCGCTATCGCGCCCTCACCGTCCGGCGCCCGACAAATCAGGACAACACCGGCGGTTGACTCGTCCGGAAACTCATCATATGAATCCAGGACGGCATCATATTAATTTGTGGGATGAGTTTTTTGTCGCCAGATGAAATCAAATCGCGTGTTGCTTCAGGGCTGCTGTCGTTTCCGGTCACGCATTTCAACGAGGATTTCAGCCTCAATCTCGAAAGCTATCGCGCGCATGTCGCATGGCTGTCGGGGTTCGGCGCCGCTGCCCTGTTCGCGGCCGGCGGCACCGGTGAATTCTTCTCCCTGTCGCCGGAAGAGGTCGCCGACGTTACCCGCGCGGCCAAGGATGCCTCGGGAGACGTGCCGATCATCGCCGGCTGTGGCTACGGCACGGCGCTTGCCACGGAGATCGCCCGCCGCGCCGAAGCTGCGGGCGCCGACGGTCTCCTGCTTCTGCCGCACTATCTGATGGAGGCCTCGCAAGAGGGGATTTTTCGGCATGTCAAAGCCGTGTGCCAGTCCACCGGCCTCGGCGTCATCATCTACAACCGTGCCAACTCGGTCGCCAATGCCGACACGGTTGCCCGCCTTGCTGACGCGTGCCCAAACCTCATCGGCTTCAAGGACGGCACAGGCAAGGTCGATCTTGTCCGCCACGTCACCGCAAAGCTCGGCGATCGGCTCTGCTACATCGGTGGCATGCCCACACATGAGCTGTTCGCCGAGGGCTTCAACGGCGCCGGCGTGACGACCTATTCCTCCGCGGTCTTCAACTTCGTGCCGGAATTGGCCCAGCGCTTCTACAGGGCGATGCGGACAGGTGATCGCGCTGCCATGGAAGAAATCCTGCACAGCTTCTTCTTCCCGTTCGCGGCTTTGCGCGATCGCGAGCAAGGTTATCCGGTGTCGATCATCAAGGCAGGCGTCGAACTCATCGGACGAACACCCGGCCCGCTTCGGCCGCCGCTGACGGATCTGAAGCCGCAGGAGAAAGACGTGCTGCGCGGACTGATCGAGAAGATCGCCGCCTAGCCGCCGCAGATCGGCAAATTGTCGGCCGAACGGGATGAGGAGGATCGTCTCGCGCGACAGCCAAAACGGAAGATCCCAAATGGAAGATCCCCAATGGAAGATCAAGGGAGGAGTGACATGAATAGAAGCGTGCATACGATTGCAGCTGTCGTAATGATGACCGCTGCCGTGCCATCGGCCGTCGCACAGGAAGCGGCGCAGGAGATCCGTATCGTCCTGCCGGAGCAGCCGGCCAATCTGGAGCCCTGCGGCACCATCATCACCAATGTCGGCCAGATACTCAGCCAAAACGTGGTTGAATCGTTGACCGTCATCGATCCGAACAGTGGACAGCCCCAGCCGAAACTGGCGACCGAGTGGACCAGCGTGGACCCGACCACCTGGCGGATCAAGCTGCGCGAGGGCGTCAAATTCCAGGACGGAACCGAACTCAATGCGGATGCGGTCATCTTCTCCATCAACAGGATGATCAGCGGCAAGCTTACCTGCAGCAACATTGCGAAATTCGGCGATGCCAAACTGACGCTGACGCCGGTCGACAACCTGACCGTCGAAATAAAGTCGGACAGGCCCGAGCCCATCATGCCAACGCTGTTGAGCGTGGTCATGATCGTCTCGCCGAAGACGCCGGTCGACCAGGCGGTGAACGATCCGGTCGGCACCGGCCCGTTCACGCTGTCGACCTTTTCCCCGCAGACCGTGGTGCTGGACGCGTTCGACGGCTATTGGGGCAACAAGCCGCAGATCACCAAGGCAACCTATGTCTGGCGACCCGAATCCTCGATTCGAGCCGCCATGGTGGAGACCGGGGAAGCCGACCTGACACCGTCGGTTGCCATCCAGGACGCCAGCAATCCGGAGACGGATTTCGCCTACCTCAACTCCGAAACCACCGCCATCCGTATCGATACCGCCGAGCCGCCGCTCAATGACCTGCGCGTGCGCAAGGCGCTCAACCTGGCGATCGACTGGGAAGGCCTTGCCCAGTTGTTCGGCGACGACGTCAAGCGTGCGTCGCAGATGGTCGTCTCCGGGATCAACGGCCATGACGATGCGCTCGAGCCCTGGCCGTATGATCCCGAAGAGGCGAAAAGACTCATCGAAGTGGCGCCCGCGCCGCGGGTGTCGCGGTCGATACCGAGATCAAGCTCATCGGGCGAAACGGCATCTATCCGAACGGCGCCGAAGCGATGGAGGCAATGATGACGATGTGGCAGGATGCCGGCCTCAACGTCAAGCTTACCATGCTCGATGTCGCCGACTGGCTGCGCTATCTGCAAAAGCCGTTCCCGGCGGAGCGCGGCCCCAATCTCCTGCAGATGATGCATGACAACAACAAGGGCGATGCGGCCTTCACTGTGCCGATCTTCTATCGATCGAGCGGCAGCTACTCGACCTTGGCCGATCCGGCATTCGACAAGCAGATAGACGAGGCACTGGCGGCGACCGGCGAAGCCCGCACCAACAGCTTCAAGGCGATCTTCGGCAAGGCCCGCAACGAAGTGGCGGCGGACATCCCGATGTTCCACATGATCGGCTACACCCGCGTTGGCACCAGGCTGGAATGGAAGCCCGATATCACCACCAACAGCGAAATACCGCTGGCCAATATCGCCATCAAAGACTGAGCGATACGGGGGCGCCAGGCCGATCGTCGCCCTGCGCCCCTGATCCGTTGCCTCCGCCGATATCCGCCGAAGGGCATCCGAAATGATCACCTATCTTGGACGCCGGGCGTCGCACAGCATCCTGTCGGTCATCGGTCTTTTGACGCTGGTTTTTTTCCTGACACGGCTCACCGGCGATCCTTCCGCCTTGTACCTGCCTCTGGACTCGACTGCGGAAGCGCGGGCCGCGTTCGCGCGATTGAACGGCCTCGATCAGCCGATCCATTGGCAGTTTCTGGGATATTTGCGCGATCTGCTGCAGCTGAATTTCGGTGAATCGCTGCGCCAGAACCGCTCGGCGATGCAGGTCGCGCTTGAGGCGTTCCCGGAAACGCTGAAGCTTGCCGCCGTCGCGATCACCCTGTCGACCGCCTTGGCTATCCTTGTCGGCTGCCTGGCGGCCGCGCGGCCAGGCAGCATGTTCGACCGTGGCGCCAGCCTCGTCTCGCTGGCCGGCGCAAGCGCGCCGGATTTCTGGGTCGCCATCGTCGGCATCCTTGTCTTCGCCGTGGGACTCGGAGTTTTGCCGACATCCGGCACCGGCAGCTGGGCGCATTGGATCATGCCGACCTTCGTGCTGATGCTTCGCCCGTTCGGTCTCCTGGTGCAGGTCGTGCGCGGCACCATGCTGTCGGCGCTTGCCTCTCCATACATCAAAACCGCAAGGGCCAAGGGCCTGCCGCGGCAGAAGATCATCTTCGGGCATGCGCTTCGCAACTCGCTGCTGCCCGTCGTCACGGTCGCCGGCGACCTGGCGACCAGTCTGGTCAACGGCGCCGTCGTCGTGGAGTCGATATTCGGCTGGCCCGGCATCGGCAAGCTGATGATCGATTCAATCATCCAGCGCGATTTTGCCGTGGTCCAGTCGACCATTCTGGTGACGGCAACCGCAATCTTCGTCCTGAACATCGCGATCGACCTGCTTTATGCGGTTCTCGATCCGCGCATCCGGTACTAAGCCATGACGATCATCATTCCCGACATCAAGCCGGCGGCCGTACCAGGCAGCGGCAGCGTGCTTCTCGCCTATTTAAAGCGCGACAGGCTTGCGCTCGCCGCTGCTATTTTCCTGGCGATCGTCGTCATCGCGGCGGTCCTCGGCCCGTGGCTGGTGGGCGACGCCGCATCGCGGCTGGGGCTGCGCCAGCGCAACCTCGCCCCGTTCTCGTTGGCCAGTGGCTGGATCTACATCCTGGGCGCCGATACCCTTGGCCGACCCATCCTGGCCAGGCTGATTGTCGGCGCGCAGAATACGGTCGGCATTGCCGCGGCTGCGGTGTTCGCGTCGATGTTGGTCGGTGGAACACTGGGCCTGATAGCGGGGTATTCGGAGCGCTGGTATAGCCATCTCATCCTGCGCCTGGCCGATGTCGTCATGAGCTTTCCGTCGCTGCTGGTGGCGCTCATCGTGCTCTATACGCTTGGCCCCAGCATCACCAACCTGGTGATCGTTCTCGCCGTCACGCGCATGCCGATCTACCTCAGGACGGCGCGCGCGGAGGTGCTGGAGCTGCGCGAGCGCATGTTCGTCAGCGCGGCGCGAGCCATGGGAGCAAAGCCGGCCCGGATCATCATCCGGCACATCGCACCCCTCGTCCTGCCGACACTGGTGACGATTTCCGCCATTGATTTCGCGACCGTCATCTTATCGGAATCGGCGCTGAGTTTCCTTGGCCTCGGCATTCAGCCACCCGACTTCACCTGGGGTGCGATGGTGGCGAACGGCCGCGGCTATCTCGCCACCGCCTGGTGGATCGCATTCTGGCCGGGTCTTGCAATCATGCTGACGACGCTGTCGCTCAACATTCTCTCGAACTGGGCGCGCACCGTCGCTGATCCGCAGCAACGCTGGCGCCTTCAGACATTGCGAAAAGCTGCCCGATGAGCAACGCGACCATTCTCAAAGTCGAGGGCCTGACCGTCGATTTCCTTTCGGATGATGAGCCGGTACGCGCCGTCGACGACGTCTATTTCCACGTCAGCCGTGGCGAAACGCTGGTGATCCTCGGCGAAAGCGGTTCGGGAAAAAGCGTCAGCACCAGCACGGTGATGGATCTCGTCGACTGTCCGCCAGGCGATATCGTGGCCGGCTCCTGCCGGTTCGACGGCGTCGAACTGGCAGGCCTCGGCGCCGAGGCGCGCAGAAGCATCAACGGCCGCAGGATTGCGATGATCTTTCAGGATCCGCTCGCCTACCTGAACCCCGTCTATACGGTGGGGCGCCAGATCCAGGAGGTGTTTGAGAGCCACGGCGCGGGAAGCGGCAAGGACGCACGCGCCAAGGCGATAGAACTGCTTCGGCGCGTCGGCATTCCACATCCGCAAACGCGCGTCGACTTCTATCCGCATCAGTTCTCGGGCGGACAGCGCCAGCGCGTGATGATTGCCATGGCGATCGCGCTGAAACCGGACATCCTGATCGCCGACGAGCCGACGACCGCTCTGGACGTCAGCGTGCAAGCGCAGATCCTCGATCTGCTGCGCGATCTCCAGCGCGAAACCGGCATGGCGTTGATCATGATCACCCACGACCTCGAAGTCGCCGCGTCCATGGCGGACCGGATCATCGTCATGAACGCCGGCAAGGTCGTCGAGACGGGTATCGCCAAGGCAGTCTTCAGCAATCCGCAGCACGCCTATACAAGCCGCCTCATCGCCGCCCTGCCCCACGGCAACGCAGCGGAGGCGCCAAACAGGCGTTCGACGGCGATCGCCGGCGAGACGCTGCTCAAGGTGGAACATCTTACCAAGCACTATGAGCTTGCTTCCGGAGCTTTCAGCAGCAAACGGACGTTCAAGGCGGTGGACGACATAAGCTTCGAGGTCAGGAGAGGCGAAACGCTCGGCATCGTCGGCGAGTCCGGCTCCGGCAAATCGAGCGTCGCGCGCATGCTGTTAGGCCTGAACGCGCCAAGCGCCGGCAAGGCGGTCTTTGCCGGTGAGAACATCTTCGACATGAACGGCAAGCGCCTTATGGCGTTTCGGCGCAAGGTCCAGATGGTCTTCCAGGATCCGCACGGATCGATGAATCCGCGCATGCGCGTTTATTCGATCATTTCCGAACCCTGGGTGATCCACCGCGATATCCTGCCGAAGAACAGGTGGAAGGCTCGAGTGGCAGAGCTGCTGGAATTGGTTGGGCTGTTGCCAGAGCACGCCGAGCGCTACCCGCACCAGTTTTCCGGCGGCCAGCGACAGCGCATCGCCATTGCGCGCGCGCTTGCCAGCGAGCCGGAACTGATCGTCTGCGATGAGGCGGTTTCGGCGCTCGACGTCTCTATCCAGGCGCAGGTGATCGATCTTCTGGCCGACCTCAGGACCAGGCTCGGCCTCTCCTATATTTTCATCACCCACGACCTGCCGATCGTGCGCCATTTCGCCGACCGGATCATGGTCATGAAAGACGGAAAGATTGTCGAGGAAGGCCAAACCGCGGCGCTGTTCGGGGCGCCTCGCCACGAATATACGCAAAGCCTGTTGCAGGCTGTGCCTAAGCCCAAATGGCTTACGCAGGCTCAATAGTTCCTGGATATCGGCCTCGATTGTCCGCGCGCGCCCAGCTAGCGTTGCCGATTGATGGACCGAATGCG is part of the Mesorhizobium sp. L-2-11 genome and harbors:
- a CDS encoding FadR/GntR family transcriptional regulator, whose translation is MQQAEHRTSRRSFVSQVADALRGQIEAGFYAPGDKLPTEPALIDRFGFSRTVVREAIAALRADGLVESRQGAGVFVLGPKPVDEGLKLFTDETNKISDIIEELELRIGIEVEAAGLAAARSSPAQEAEIEAQVERFADLMAQGQPTDDADFQFHMAIAAATNNARFKAFLEHVGRRMIPRVKFKTMMGGVDPLPNRDHPILQEHREIADAILARDPEKAREAMRRHLVTGIKRYRALTVRRPTNQDNTGG
- the kdgD gene encoding 5-dehydro-4-deoxyglucarate dehydratase produces the protein MSPDEIKSRVASGLLSFPVTHFNEDFSLNLESYRAHVAWLSGFGAAALFAAGGTGEFFSLSPEEVADVTRAAKDASGDVPIIAGCGYGTALATEIARRAEAAGADGLLLLPHYLMEASQEGIFRHVKAVCQSTGLGVIIYNRANSVANADTVARLADACPNLIGFKDGTGKVDLVRHVTAKLGDRLCYIGGMPTHELFAEGFNGAGVTTYSSAVFNFVPELAQRFYRAMRTGDRAAMEEILHSFFFPFAALRDREQGYPVSIIKAGVELIGRTPGPLRPPLTDLKPQEKDVLRGLIEKIAA
- a CDS encoding ABC transporter permease; translated protein: MITYLGRRASHSILSVIGLLTLVFFLTRLTGDPSALYLPLDSTAEARAAFARLNGLDQPIHWQFLGYLRDLLQLNFGESLRQNRSAMQVALEAFPETLKLAAVAITLSTALAILVGCLAAARPGSMFDRGASLVSLAGASAPDFWVAIVGILVFAVGLGVLPTSGTGSWAHWIMPTFVLMLRPFGLLVQVVRGTMLSALASPYIKTARAKGLPRQKIIFGHALRNSLLPVVTVAGDLATSLVNGAVVVESIFGWPGIGKLMIDSIIQRDFAVVQSTILVTATAIFVLNIAIDLLYAVLDPRIRY
- a CDS encoding ABC transporter permease, coding for MTIIIPDIKPAAVPGSGSVLLAYLKRDRLALAAAIFLAIVVIAAVLGPWLVGDAASRLGLRQRNLAPFSLASGWIYILGADTLGRPILARLIVGAQNTVGIAAAAVFASMLVGGTLGLIAGYSERWYSHLILRLADVVMSFPSLLVALIVLYTLGPSITNLVIVLAVTRMPIYLRTARAEVLELRERMFVSAARAMGAKPARIIIRHIAPLVLPTLVTISAIDFATVILSESALSFLGLGIQPPDFTWGAMVANGRGYLATAWWIAFWPGLAIMLTTLSLNILSNWARTVADPQQRWRLQTLRKAAR
- a CDS encoding ABC transporter ATP-binding protein, which produces MSNATILKVEGLTVDFLSDDEPVRAVDDVYFHVSRGETLVILGESGSGKSVSTSTVMDLVDCPPGDIVAGSCRFDGVELAGLGAEARRSINGRRIAMIFQDPLAYLNPVYTVGRQIQEVFESHGAGSGKDARAKAIELLRRVGIPHPQTRVDFYPHQFSGGQRQRVMIAMAIALKPDILIADEPTTALDVSVQAQILDLLRDLQRETGMALIMITHDLEVAASMADRIIVMNAGKVVETGIAKAVFSNPQHAYTSRLIAALPHGNAAEAPNRRSTAIAGETLLKVEHLTKHYELASGAFSSKRTFKAVDDISFEVRRGETLGIVGESGSGKSSVARMLLGLNAPSAGKAVFAGENIFDMNGKRLMAFRRKVQMVFQDPHGSMNPRMRVYSIISEPWVIHRDILPKNRWKARVAELLELVGLLPEHAERYPHQFSGGQRQRIAIARALASEPELIVCDEAVSALDVSIQAQVIDLLADLRTRLGLSYIFITHDLPIVRHFADRIMVMKDGKIVEEGQTAALFGAPRHEYTQSLLQAVPKPKWLTQAQ